One genomic region from Thunnus maccoyii chromosome 16, fThuMac1.1, whole genome shotgun sequence encodes:
- the LOC121914024 gene encoding tripartite motif-containing protein 16-like: MAQKGVQLDRETISCSICLDLLKDPVTIPCGHSYCMSCIKSFWDGEDQRKIYSCPQCRQTFTPRPVLVKSTMFAALVEQLKKTGLQAAPADHCYAGPEDVACDVCTGRKLKALKSCLQCLITYCEKHLQPHNNVGQFKKHKLVDPSEKLQENICSRHDEVMKMFCRTDQQSICYLCSVDEHKGHDTVSAAAERTERQRELEVSRQQIQQRIQDREKDVKLLQQEVEAVSRSADKAVEDSEKIFTELIRLIQKRSSDVKQQIRSQQETEVSRVKELQEKLEQEITELKRKDAELKQLSHTEDHNQFLHNYPSLSQLSASTDSSSINIRPLRYFEDVTAAVSELRDQLQDILREKWTNISLTVTDVDVLLSEAEPKTRAEFLKYSREITLDPNTANTLLLLSEENRKAERMSQQQSYSSHPDRFTGWSQVLSRESLTGRCYWEVEWRGRIVYVAVVYKNISRAGKSNECAFGFNDKSWALYCDTNSYTFLFNKIKTPLPGPGSSRVGVYLDHSAGILSFYSVSETMTLLHRVQTTFTQPLYAGLWIHNYGATAELCKLK, from the coding sequence atggcgCAGAAAGGAGTTCAGCTGGACCGAGAAACAATCAGctgttcgatctgtctggatctactgaaggatccggtgactattccctgtggacacagctactgcatgagctgtattaaaagcttctgggatggagaggatcagaggaagatctacagctgccctcagtgcagacagaccttcacaccgaggcctgtcctggtgaaaagcACCATGTTTgcagctttagtggagcagctgaagaagactggactccaagctgctcctgctgatcactgctatgctggacctgaagatgtggcctgtgatgtctgcactgggaggaagctgaaagccctcaagtcctgtctgcAGTGTTTGATCACTTATTGTGAGAAACATCTCCAACCTCACAACAATGTAggtcaatttaaaaaacacaagctggtcgacccctcggagaagctccaggagaacatctgctctcgtcatgatgaggtgatgaagatgttctgccgtactgatcagcagagtatctgttatctctgctctgtggatgaacataaaggccacgacacagtctcagctgcagcagaaaggactgagaggcagagagagctcgaggtgagtcgacaacaaatccagcagagaatccaggacagagagaaagatgtgaagctgcttcaacaggaggtggaggccgtcagtcgctctgctgataaagcagtggaggacagtgagaagatcttcactgagctgatccgtctcatccagaaaagaagctctgatgtgaagcagcagatcagatcccagcaggaaactgaagtgagtcgagtcaaagagcttcaggagaagctggagcaggagatcactgagctgaagaggaaagacgctgaactgaagcagctctcacacacagaggatcacaatcagtttctacacaactacccctcactgtcacaactcagtgcatctacagactcatccagcatcaatatccgtcctctgagatactttgaggatgtgacagcagctgtgtcagagctcagagatcaactacaggacatcctgagggagaaatggacaaacatctcactgacagtgactgatgtggacgttttactgtcagaagcagaacccaagaccagagctgagttcttaaaatattcacgtgaaatcacactggatccaaacacagcaaacacactgctgttattatctgaggagaacagaaaagcagaacgAATGAGTCAACAACAGtcttattctagtcacccagaTAGATTCACTGGATGGagtcaggtcctgagtagagagagtctgactggacgttgttactgggaggtggagtggagagggagAATAGTTTATGTAGCAGTCGtatacaagaatatcagcagagcaggaaagTCGAATGAATGTGCATTTGGAttcaatgacaaatcttgggcTTTATATTGTGACACTAacagttatacatttttgttcaacaaaatcaaaactcCCCTCCcaggtcctggttcctccagagtaggagtgtacctggatcacagtgcaggtattctgtccttctacagcgtctctgaaaccatgactctcctccacagagtccagaccacattcactcagcctctctatgctggactttgGATTCATAATTATGGAGCCACAGCTGAGttgtgtaaactcaaatag